The Tepidisphaeraceae bacterium genome contains a region encoding:
- a CDS encoding DNA gyrase subunit B — MSQPTPNPATDGTVVPLPTGGDGVYSESMIRVLNDVEHVRTRPGMYIGGYNARGLHHLVYEIVDNSIDEALAGFAKNVHVKINADGSCTVLDDGRGVPVGIHPTEKIPTVEVVFSTLGAGGKFDHGDESAYKTSGGLHGVGASVVNFVSEWMEIEVSRDGQVHHMEYERGIKSKDLTVIGKTQRTGTQVTFKPDPTLFPDVNFIHETLGTRLRELAFLNAGVEIIYEDERVGKKDVYRFEKGLVEYVAFLNEGKTTMSSIIGFHKEDPVQKLVVEVAMQYNDGYSETILTFANNINNHDGGTHASGFKTALTGTINRYAEAKGWLKESRPSGDDLREGLVAVVSVKLPEPSFESQTKDKLLNVEVESFVMQAVNERLASFLEENPKEAKTIFEKGMLAAEAREAARKARELTRRKSSLEGNSLPGKLADCRSKSNEETELFLVEGDSAGGSAKQGRDSNVQAILALRGKLLNVEKANLVKMLGHEEIRTIISALGCGIRDDFNLEKRRYGKIIIMTDADVDGSHIRTLLLTFFFRHMPELIRAGRVYVAQPPLYQVSRRKKVEYVLNDRRMREIYTSLGLEGTSLIIRDSETMVETSRIEGPQLVKVLELLAKLEELVKVVQRRGIDFADFLSKRNPEGKLPLFRVIADGEDHFFHTIADRDGFLQANDLLPKAETLPTDLTIPAPKTNGKAVPQRLQKNQELHEVRDLEKIFIELEKLNLPIDDYFLTQEESVSGEKLATRYALLNDDKFAEVAGVGQVLPEIHRIAKHGVEVKRFKGLGEMNADQLWETTLDPSVRVLLRVTLHEAAEAERMFSVLMGEDVERRRQFIEEHALEVKNLDV; from the coding sequence ATGTCGCAACCCACGCCGAACCCCGCTACCGATGGAACTGTCGTCCCCTTGCCCACCGGTGGGGACGGGGTCTATTCCGAGTCCATGATCCGCGTGCTGAACGACGTCGAACACGTCCGCACCCGGCCCGGCATGTACATCGGTGGCTACAACGCACGCGGCCTGCACCACCTGGTCTACGAGATCGTCGACAACTCGATCGACGAGGCCCTGGCCGGCTTTGCGAAGAACGTCCACGTGAAGATCAACGCCGACGGTTCCTGCACCGTGCTCGACGATGGCCGTGGTGTGCCGGTGGGCATCCACCCGACCGAGAAAATTCCCACGGTTGAGGTCGTCTTCTCCACGCTTGGCGCCGGTGGCAAGTTCGACCATGGCGACGAGTCGGCCTACAAGACCAGCGGTGGCCTGCACGGCGTGGGCGCGTCGGTCGTCAACTTCGTCAGCGAATGGATGGAGATCGAGGTCAGCCGTGATGGTCAGGTCCATCACATGGAGTACGAGCGCGGCATCAAGAGCAAAGACCTCACCGTCATCGGCAAAACGCAGCGCACCGGCACGCAGGTGACCTTCAAGCCCGACCCCACGCTCTTCCCCGATGTCAACTTCATCCACGAAACGCTCGGCACGCGCTTGCGCGAGCTGGCGTTTTTGAACGCCGGCGTCGAGATCATTTACGAGGACGAGCGCGTCGGGAAGAAGGACGTCTACCGGTTCGAGAAGGGCCTCGTCGAATACGTCGCCTTCCTGAACGAGGGCAAGACGACCATGTCGAGCATCATCGGCTTCCACAAGGAAGACCCGGTCCAGAAGCTCGTCGTCGAAGTGGCCATGCAGTACAACGACGGCTACAGCGAGACGATCCTCACGTTCGCCAACAACATCAACAACCACGACGGTGGCACGCACGCCAGCGGCTTCAAGACCGCGCTTACCGGCACCATCAACCGCTACGCCGAGGCCAAGGGCTGGCTGAAGGAAAGCCGCCCCAGCGGTGACGACTTGCGCGAAGGTTTGGTGGCGGTGGTCAGCGTGAAGCTGCCCGAGCCGTCGTTTGAAAGCCAGACGAAGGACAAGCTGCTGAACGTGGAAGTGGAGTCGTTCGTCATGCAGGCCGTGAACGAACGGCTGGCGTCGTTCCTGGAAGAGAACCCCAAGGAAGCCAAGACGATCTTCGAAAAGGGCATGCTCGCTGCGGAAGCGCGCGAGGCCGCCCGTAAGGCGCGCGAGCTGACCCGCCGCAAGAGCAGCCTGGAGGGCAACAGTTTGCCCGGCAAGCTGGCCGACTGCCGCAGCAAGAGCAACGAGGAGACCGAGCTGTTCCTGGTCGAAGGTGATTCGGCCGGTGGCAGCGCCAAGCAAGGGCGCGACAGCAACGTGCAGGCCATTCTGGCCCTGCGCGGTAAGCTGCTGAACGTCGAGAAGGCCAACCTTGTGAAGATGCTGGGCCACGAGGAAATCCGCACGATCATCAGCGCTTTGGGCTGCGGCATTCGGGATGATTTCAACCTCGAGAAGCGCCGGTACGGCAAGATCATCATTATGACCGACGCCGACGTCGACGGCTCGCACATTCGCACGCTGCTGCTGACGTTCTTCTTCCGCCACATGCCCGAGCTCATCCGTGCGGGGCGCGTCTACGTGGCCCAGCCACCGCTGTACCAAGTCTCGCGTCGCAAGAAGGTCGAGTACGTGCTGAACGACCGCCGGATGCGCGAGATCTACACCTCGCTTGGGTTGGAAGGCACGAGCCTGATCATTCGCGACAGCGAGACCATGGTAGAGACGTCGCGCATCGAAGGGCCGCAGCTGGTGAAGGTGCTGGAACTGCTGGCGAAACTCGAGGAACTGGTGAAGGTCGTCCAGCGGCGCGGCATCGACTTCGCCGACTTCCTGTCGAAGCGCAACCCCGAGGGCAAGCTGCCGCTGTTCCGCGTGATCGCCGACGGCGAGGACCACTTCTTCCACACGATCGCCGATCGCGACGGCTTCCTGCAGGCCAACGACCTGCTTCCGAAGGCGGAGACGCTGCCGACCGACCTCACCATCCCGGCGCCAAAAACCAATGGTAAGGCCGTGCCGCAACGCCTGCAGAAGAACCAGGAACTGCATGAGGTGCGTGACCTGGAGAAGATCTTCATCGAGCTGGAAAAGCTGAACCTGCCGATCGACGACTACTTCTTAACCCAAGAAGAATCCGTCAGCGGCGAAAAGCTTGCGACCCGCTACGCGTTGCTGAACGACGACAAGTTCGCCGAGGTCGCCGGCGTGGGTCAGGTGTTGCCCGAAATCCACCGCATCGCCAAGCACGGCGTCGAGGTGAAGCGCTTCAAGGGGCTGGGCGAGATGAATGCCGACCAACTCTGGGAAACCACGCTCGACCCGTCGGTCCGTGTCCTCCTCCGCGTCACCCTCCACGAAGCCGCCGAGGCCGAACGCATGTTCAGCGTGCTGATGGGCGAAGACGTCGAACGCCGTCGGCAGTTCATCGAGGAGCATGCGCTGGAAGTGAAGAATCTGGACGTGTAA
- a CDS encoding M48 family metalloprotease — translation MRFGMGGLGGFGRRPRGGGGGRGRLMIGVVIAIVALVSYFGKEKITNPETGESYRRAMNEDQQKALGLQAVQEMVPQMGGEIDPARDPAAALVDEVGAKLVRESGASKTPFADNFNFFLINDPNTINAFALPGGQVSITRGLYDRLEDESQVAGVIGHEIGHVVAEHSAQQMAKGELGRTLAVAVGVGSEDNRVAMASMMANQMLQLKYGRDDERQSDELGLKYMVQAGYHPEGMLGVMKVLQEASGGGRQPAFMASHPHPEERLKTIQKFLDENKEKLAEMNLTRGRKLR, via the coding sequence ATGCGATTCGGCATGGGTGGCCTCGGTGGTTTCGGTCGTCGGCCTCGCGGAGGTGGCGGTGGGCGCGGGCGGTTGATGATCGGCGTGGTCATCGCGATCGTCGCGCTCGTGAGCTACTTCGGCAAGGAGAAGATCACCAATCCTGAAACCGGCGAGTCGTACCGCAGGGCGATGAACGAGGACCAGCAGAAGGCGCTCGGCCTGCAGGCGGTGCAGGAGATGGTGCCCCAGATGGGTGGCGAGATCGACCCCGCGCGCGACCCCGCTGCCGCGCTCGTGGACGAGGTGGGCGCCAAGCTGGTGCGAGAGAGCGGCGCTTCGAAGACACCGTTCGCCGACAACTTCAACTTCTTCCTGATCAACGACCCCAACACGATCAACGCCTTCGCATTGCCCGGCGGGCAGGTTAGCATCACGCGCGGCCTCTATGACCGATTGGAAGACGAATCTCAGGTCGCCGGTGTGATCGGTCACGAGATCGGTCACGTCGTTGCCGAGCACAGCGCCCAACAGATGGCCAAGGGCGAACTCGGCCGGACGTTGGCGGTGGCGGTTGGTGTGGGCAGCGAGGATAACCGCGTCGCCATGGCCAGCATGATGGCCAACCAAATGCTCCAACTAAAGTATGGCCGCGACGACGAACGCCAGAGCGACGAGCTCGGCCTGAAGTACATGGTGCAAGCCGGCTACCACCCCGAAGGCATGCTTGGCGTGATGAAGGTTCTGCAGGAAGCCAGTGGCGGCGGCCGCCAGCCGGCGTTCATGGCGTCGCACCCGCATCCTGAAGAACGGCTGAAGACGATTCAGAAGTTCCTGGATGAGAACAAGGAGAAGTTAGCTGAGATGAACCTCACCCGCGGGCGGAAGCTGCGGTGA
- a CDS encoding cob(I)yrinic acid a,c-diamide adenosyltransferase, producing the protein MKIYTKTGDDGTTGLIGGDRVRKCDPRIECYGTVDELNAAIGMAMVTATGEQHGHMAAIQNDLFVIGSHLAMPEVGAKSSHLPALDDAIIARLEMQIDAADAALPPLRNFILPGGGETAARLHLARTICRRAERLLVDFALDRPVPGLIVTYMNRLSDWLFVQARLANQSAGIADVPWRP; encoded by the coding sequence ATGAAGATCTACACGAAAACCGGGGACGACGGAACGACGGGCCTGATCGGTGGCGACCGCGTGCGCAAGTGCGACCCGCGCATCGAGTGCTACGGCACGGTCGATGAACTGAACGCCGCCATCGGCATGGCAATGGTGACCGCCACCGGTGAGCAACACGGTCACATGGCGGCGATCCAGAACGACCTGTTCGTCATCGGATCGCATTTGGCGATGCCGGAGGTGGGCGCCAAGTCGAGCCACCTGCCAGCGCTGGACGACGCGATCATCGCGAGGCTGGAGATGCAGATCGACGCCGCCGACGCCGCCCTGCCACCGCTGCGCAACTTCATCCTGCCCGGTGGTGGTGAGACGGCAGCCCGGCTGCACCTGGCCCGCACGATCTGCCGCCGGGCCGAGCGGCTGTTGGTCGACTTCGCGCTGGACCGCCCCGTGCCGGGATTGATCGTCACCTACATGAACCGTTTGAGCGATTGGCTGTTCGTGCAGGCCCGGCTGGCGAACCAATCGGCCGGCATCGCCGACGTGCCCTGGCGCCCGTGA
- a CDS encoding transglutaminase family protein, producing the protein MLLKIKHQTDLLYSDLISESVMELRMGPRQENDQHRLSFSLAIGPASPAASYFDWLGNIVHAFTVNAFHASIRIVATSVVEIDRPKAEVERFADQWPLPPGAAGYTCYDYLHFGGPIVDSPALRQLVEMINPKPGASLGELALRMLHLIDEKFVYKTGVTNFASPITDVLDSGAGVCQDFTHLMIGMSRAIGVPARYVSGYVHPDSDNFRGFTQTHAWCELFFPSAGWVGFDPTNKCVVGPNFIKVAIGRDFRDVPPNRGVYRGKASESIDVKVHTEVLPAIPGELAAERVHSLPVPTYPAGYNIHREMINQQQEQQQQQNSGVHFARTV; encoded by the coding sequence ATGCTTCTCAAGATCAAACATCAAACCGACCTCCTCTACTCCGACCTGATCAGCGAGAGCGTGATGGAGCTGCGCATGGGGCCACGGCAGGAGAACGACCAGCATCGGTTGTCGTTCAGCCTGGCGATCGGGCCGGCGTCGCCGGCGGCCAGTTACTTCGACTGGCTGGGGAACATCGTGCACGCGTTCACCGTCAACGCGTTCCACGCGAGCATCCGCATCGTCGCCACCAGCGTCGTGGAGATCGATCGACCCAAAGCCGAGGTCGAACGCTTCGCCGACCAATGGCCGTTGCCCCCCGGGGCGGCCGGGTACACGTGCTACGACTACCTGCACTTCGGCGGGCCGATCGTCGACTCGCCGGCGCTAAGGCAACTGGTCGAGATGATCAACCCGAAACCGGGCGCGTCGCTTGGCGAGTTGGCGCTGCGCATGCTGCATTTGATTGACGAGAAGTTCGTCTACAAGACCGGCGTCACCAACTTCGCCAGCCCGATCACCGACGTGCTCGACAGTGGCGCCGGCGTCTGCCAGGACTTCACGCACCTGATGATCGGCATGAGCCGTGCCATTGGCGTGCCGGCGCGGTACGTCAGTGGATACGTGCACCCCGACAGCGACAACTTCCGCGGGTTCACGCAGACGCACGCCTGGTGCGAACTGTTCTTCCCCTCGGCCGGCTGGGTGGGGTTCGACCCGACGAACAAGTGCGTGGTCGGCCCCAACTTCATCAAGGTCGCCATCGGCCGCGACTTCCGCGACGTGCCACCCAACCGCGGCGTCTACCGTGGCAAGGCGAGCGAGTCGATCGACGTGAAGGTGCACACCGAGGTCCTACCCGCCATTCCCGGTGAGCTCGCCGCCGAACGCGTGCACTCGTTGCCCGTCCCCACCTACCCCGCCGGCTACAACATCCACCGCGAGATGATCAACCAACAGCAGGAACAGCAGCAGCAACAAAACAGCGGCGTCCACTTCGCCCGCACGGTCTGA
- a CDS encoding 6-carboxytetrahydropterin synthase translates to MLRLTRQVRFAINATPDDQRSHAPANSHAGYPALTGLGYHFALDVTLVGEPDPKSQYLRNIKDIDTVVRDRGIDIVERHVARGTFGGGGRVVAELFTKMADAWPGSRLASIELSLSPFLSLCAAAPELHMVRLSQRFEFSATHRLHNPTLSDDDNRRTFGKCNNPLGHGHNYEVQVTVAAEPDAAGKVVDVTAMQRTVAQHVIDRFDHKNLNAEVPEFASTIPSVENIAKAAYGLLKPHFATPVKLVSVTIWETPKTWCEYSE, encoded by the coding sequence GTGCTGCGCCTCACCCGACAGGTTCGCTTTGCGATCAACGCGACGCCCGACGATCAGCGGTCGCACGCGCCCGCGAACTCGCACGCGGGGTACCCGGCGCTGACCGGGCTCGGTTACCACTTCGCGCTGGACGTCACCCTGGTCGGCGAGCCGGACCCTAAGAGCCAATACCTGCGCAACATCAAGGACATCGACACCGTCGTCCGCGACCGCGGGATCGACATCGTCGAGCGCCATGTTGCGCGTGGCACGTTTGGCGGCGGTGGGCGTGTGGTGGCCGAGTTGTTTACCAAGATGGCGGACGCATGGCCGGGCAGCAGGCTGGCGTCGATTGAGTTGTCGCTAAGCCCCTTCCTCTCGCTTTGCGCCGCGGCGCCGGAGTTACACATGGTCCGACTCAGCCAGCGATTCGAGTTTTCCGCGACACATCGCCTGCACAACCCGACGTTGTCGGACGACGACAATCGCCGCACGTTCGGCAAGTGCAACAACCCGCTCGGCCACGGGCACAACTACGAGGTGCAGGTGACCGTGGCGGCCGAGCCGGACGCAGCGGGCAAAGTGGTCGACGTGACGGCGATGCAGCGAACGGTTGCGCAGCACGTGATTGACCGCTTCGACCACAAGAACCTCAACGCCGAGGTGCCGGAGTTCGCGTCGACCATCCCCAGTGTCGAGAACATCGCCAAGGCGGCCTACGGCCTGCTGAAGCCGCACTTCGCGACGCCGGTAAAACTGGTATCCGTGACCATTTGGGAAACGCCCAAGACGTGGTGCGAGTACAGCGAGTAG
- a CDS encoding ATP-binding protein, with translation MNARSSVFRQLLFFVIVSLVCGGALRAVAAYERRQGFTESAYWLTAIIVGLVVTGIWFAWRHIRWTRPVDELNRAMDQLTEGDWKLRAAPQGAPELQQMAGRLNDLARQVRTQLSGLRMQRADLQTLVDTLPDSIITTDATGRIVLINQPASQLLSVAVDMARGMQLVAVVHDNAIVELFDAAIQNAHDPLPASEELTAALAVSRSVQRTMQLMRSGQRLTFQAFATRTAGGGVLLVLRDITQLSATVQMKTDFVANASHELRTPLAAIKMAFETLREVYDDDAKQTMRCINIIEGHLNRLEEMLRDLLDLSRVESPDLKPQLQRVKTVDVFTLLRSGLGAFAREKLVELKLADSPDTPAAFETDERLLNLVLKNLVENSIKFTPPGGSVTLEFRQSGDETRISVIDTGIGIPPEHVERVFERFYQVDPARSGSAGRGTGLGLAIVKHAVAGLGGALSLRSKVGVGTTVTVALHNSAPADMPMKK, from the coding sequence ATGAACGCGCGATCGTCGGTGTTTCGACAACTCCTGTTCTTCGTCATCGTCTCGCTCGTGTGCGGCGGCGCGTTGCGTGCCGTGGCGGCGTACGAACGGCGGCAGGGGTTTACCGAGAGCGCGTATTGGCTGACGGCCATCATCGTCGGCCTCGTTGTCACCGGGATCTGGTTCGCGTGGCGGCACATCCGCTGGACGCGGCCCGTCGACGAACTGAACCGCGCGATGGATCAGCTGACCGAGGGCGACTGGAAGCTGCGCGCCGCGCCGCAGGGCGCGCCCGAACTACAGCAGATGGCCGGGCGGTTGAACGACCTGGCGCGGCAGGTGCGAACGCAGTTGAGCGGCCTGCGCATGCAGCGGGCCGACCTGCAGACGCTCGTCGACACGCTGCCCGATTCCATCATCACCACCGACGCCACCGGCCGCATCGTGCTCATCAACCAGCCGGCATCGCAGCTGCTGAGCGTGGCGGTCGACATGGCGCGCGGCATGCAGTTGGTGGCGGTGGTTCACGACAACGCGATCGTCGAGCTCTTCGACGCCGCGATCCAGAACGCCCACGACCCCTTGCCCGCCAGTGAGGAACTGACGGCCGCGCTGGCGGTGTCGCGGTCAGTTCAGCGGACGATGCAGCTCATGCGCTCCGGCCAGCGGTTGACCTTCCAGGCCTTCGCCACACGCACGGCCGGTGGGGGCGTGCTGCTGGTGTTGCGCGACATCACGCAGCTCAGCGCAACCGTGCAGATGAAGACCGACTTCGTCGCCAACGCCAGCCACGAGCTGCGCACGCCCCTGGCCGCCATCAAGATGGCGTTCGAGACGCTGCGCGAGGTGTACGACGACGACGCCAAGCAGACGATGCGCTGCATCAACATCATCGAGGGGCACCTGAACCGGCTCGAGGAGATGCTGCGCGATCTGCTCGATCTGTCGCGCGTGGAAAGCCCCGACCTCAAGCCGCAGTTGCAGCGCGTGAAGACGGTCGACGTGTTCACGCTGCTGCGTTCCGGGCTGGGCGCGTTCGCGCGGGAAAAGCTGGTCGAGCTGAAGCTGGCCGACTCGCCCGACACGCCGGCAGCGTTCGAGACCGACGAGCGCCTGTTGAACCTGGTGCTGAAGAACCTGGTCGAGAACAGCATCAAGTTCACGCCGCCCGGCGGCAGCGTGACGCTCGAGTTTCGCCAGAGCGGTGACGAGACGCGCATCTCGGTGATCGACACCGGCATTGGCATTCCCCCCGAACATGTGGAGCGCGTTTTCGAGCGCTTCTACCAGGTCGACCCCGCCCGCAGCGGCAGCGCCGGTCGCGGCACCGGGCTGGGCCTGGCGATCGTAAAGCACGCCGTCGCCGGGCTCGGTGGGGCGCTGAGCCTTCGGTCGAAGGTCGGGGTCGGCACGACCGTCACGGTGGCGCTGCACAACTCCGCGCCGGCGGACATGCCGATGAAGAAGTAG
- a CDS encoding alpha-E domain-containing protein, whose amino-acid sequence MNSPQSQLTSGPATAYGAKVNQHSRPILARDADSIYWMSRYVERAEHVARLLLINTNLLVDVGDLAPALEQRMWQSMLTIMHLPPLEIAEDDERNVGQLIARHMTFDRENPNSLYNCICRARDNARGIREHISSEMFENINTLYWFIRSDEAVARFEESPEEIYRQVMAGAMLFEGLTDQTLAHDQRWQFAQLGKFLERIDVTTRVIDTKFAILSSAEASLETPLRNIHWMAVLRCCCSIEHYRRMFVGDMDPLNVAAFLILQRNFPRSIRYCVEGAHEAIAGIRGDANPGSIDPAERILGRLDTQLEYAELQEILAEGLPAYLQRIQAAVNDTALAVQKTYFLH is encoded by the coding sequence ATGAACAGCCCACAATCCCAACTCACCTCCGGCCCGGCGACAGCGTACGGGGCGAAGGTGAACCAGCACTCGCGGCCGATCCTGGCGCGCGACGCCGACTCGATCTATTGGATGAGCCGTTACGTCGAGCGTGCCGAGCACGTCGCGCGGCTGCTGCTGATCAACACGAACCTGCTGGTCGACGTCGGCGACCTGGCGCCGGCGCTGGAGCAGCGCATGTGGCAGAGCATGCTGACGATCATGCACTTGCCGCCGCTGGAGATCGCCGAGGACGACGAGCGCAACGTCGGCCAGCTGATCGCGCGGCACATGACCTTCGACCGCGAGAACCCCAACAGCCTCTACAACTGCATCTGCCGGGCCCGCGACAACGCGCGCGGCATTCGCGAGCACATCTCTTCGGAGATGTTCGAGAACATCAACACGCTCTACTGGTTCATCCGTTCCGACGAGGCCGTGGCCCGGTTCGAGGAATCGCCCGAAGAGATCTACCGGCAGGTGATGGCCGGCGCGATGCTGTTCGAGGGCCTGACCGATCAGACGCTGGCGCACGACCAGCGGTGGCAGTTCGCGCAGCTGGGCAAGTTCCTGGAGCGCATCGACGTGACCACGCGCGTGATCGACACGAAGTTCGCGATCCTCAGCAGCGCCGAGGCCTCGCTGGAAACGCCGCTGCGCAACATCCACTGGATGGCGGTGCTGCGGTGCTGCTGCAGCATCGAACATTACCGCCGCATGTTCGTCGGTGACATGGATCCGCTGAACGTCGCGGCATTCCTGATTCTGCAGCGGAACTTCCCGCGCAGCATAAGGTACTGCGTCGAAGGCGCCCACGAGGCGATCGCCGGCATTCGCGGCGACGCCAACCCCGGCAGCATCGACCCCGCCGAGCGCATCCTCGGTCGCCTCGATACCCAACTGGAGTACGCCGAGCTCCAGGAGATTCTCGCCGAAGGCCTGCCGGCATATTTGCAGCGCATCCAGGCCGCGGTGAACGACACGGCGCTGGCGGTGCAGAAGACATACTTTTTACATTAA
- a CDS encoding response regulator, which translates to MRSADSRPSEPSRANAHAPAAVGSAHASRGSGKKTVLVVDDEKDILELITYNLQRNGYDVLSSGNGLQAVEIAQRELPDMLLLDLMLPGLDGTEVTRRLKSDPRTAGIPIIMLTAKAEETDVVVGLTLGADDYVTKPASPKILLARMSAVFRRTETANQPIAEGAILKAGPLTIDTSKHDVTVNGESIKLTLTEFKLISALVTARGRVLTRDQLMDKAMGTDVFVTDRAIDVHITAIRKKLGVASWMVHTVRGVGYRLQESPDAEE; encoded by the coding sequence ATGCGCAGCGCCGATTCCCGTCCATCCGAACCGTCCCGCGCCAACGCCCATGCCCCAGCGGCCGTTGGATCGGCTCATGCCTCGCGCGGCAGTGGCAAGAAGACCGTTCTGGTCGTGGACGACGAGAAGGACATCCTCGAACTCATCACCTACAACCTGCAGCGCAACGGGTACGACGTGCTCTCCAGCGGCAACGGTCTGCAGGCCGTCGAGATCGCGCAGCGCGAGCTGCCCGACATGCTGCTGCTGGACCTGATGCTGCCCGGCCTGGACGGCACCGAGGTCACGCGCCGCCTGAAGAGCGACCCGCGCACGGCCGGCATCCCGATCATCATGCTGACCGCCAAGGCGGAAGAGACCGACGTGGTCGTCGGCCTCACGCTGGGCGCAGACGATTACGTGACCAAGCCCGCCAGCCCGAAGATTCTCCTGGCCCGCATGAGCGCCGTCTTCCGCCGGACGGAGACCGCCAATCAACCGATCGCCGAGGGGGCCATCCTGAAGGCCGGGCCGCTGACGATCGACACGAGCAAGCACGACGTGACGGTGAACGGCGAGAGCATCAAACTGACGCTGACCGAGTTCAAGCTCATCAGCGCCCTGGTGACCGCTCGCGGGCGCGTGCTGACGCGCGACCAGCTGATGGACAAGGCCATGGGTACCGACGTGTTCGTCACCGATCGCGCGATCGACGTGCACATCACCGCCATCCGCAAGAAGCTCGGTGTCGCCAGCTGGATGGTTCACACCGTCCGCGGTGTTGGTTACCGGTTGCAGGAGTCGCCGGACGCGGAGGAGTAA
- a CDS encoding circularly permuted type 2 ATP-grasp protein — MFEGYESDGLYDEMFASAGVPREHYGPVTTRLQSMGHDAVTRRLRMADVSFRNQGITFAVYGDNRGVEKTMPFDLVPRIVPSDEWATIEKGLAQRLTALNMFCQDIYHEQRILREGVIPPELIYGAQSFRREMFGVNVPKNVYIHICGTDLIRGADGLYYVLEDNGRTPSGVSYVLENRAVMKRVFPALFSAYRVRAIEDYPYNLLQCLKYVAPPHAENPHIAVLTPGIYNSAYFEHSFLARQMGVELVEGRDLLVDNAFVYMRTTSGLRRVDVIYRRVDDNFLDPLAFRPDSVLGVAGIMNAYRLGNVALVNAPGTGVADDKAIYPFVPDMIKFYLGQDAILPNVPTYICARDQDRKYVLDNLDKLVVKATNESGGYGMLMGHQATKDERAKFAEKIKEDPRNYIAQPIIQLSQHPSLVGDHFEGRRIDLRPYLLYGEKVIVMPGGLTRVALRKGSLVVNSSQGGGSKDTWVLDDGSEDEE, encoded by the coding sequence ATGTTTGAAGGATATGAATCTGACGGCCTGTACGACGAGATGTTCGCGTCGGCGGGGGTTCCGCGCGAACATTACGGGCCCGTCACCACCCGCCTGCAGAGCATGGGTCACGACGCCGTCACCCGACGGCTTCGCATGGCCGACGTCTCGTTCCGCAATCAGGGCATCACGTTCGCGGTCTACGGCGACAATCGCGGTGTCGAGAAAACGATGCCGTTCGACCTCGTGCCCCGCATCGTGCCATCGGACGAGTGGGCCACGATCGAAAAGGGCCTGGCCCAGCGCCTGACGGCGCTCAACATGTTCTGCCAGGACATCTACCACGAACAACGAATCCTGCGTGAGGGCGTGATTCCGCCCGAGCTGATCTACGGCGCCCAAAGCTTCCGCCGGGAAATGTTCGGCGTGAACGTGCCGAAGAACGTCTACATCCACATCTGCGGCACCGACCTGATCCGCGGCGCCGATGGCCTCTACTACGTGCTGGAGGACAACGGCCGCACGCCCAGCGGCGTGTCGTACGTGCTGGAGAACCGCGCGGTGATGAAGCGCGTCTTCCCCGCCCTGTTCAGCGCCTACCGCGTGCGGGCGATTGAAGATTACCCCTACAACCTGCTGCAGTGCCTGAAGTACGTCGCCCCGCCGCACGCTGAGAATCCGCACATCGCGGTGCTGACGCCGGGCATCTACAACAGCGCGTATTTCGAGCACAGTTTCCTCGCGCGGCAGATGGGCGTGGAACTGGTGGAAGGGCGCGACCTGCTGGTCGACAACGCCTTCGTCTACATGCGCACCACCAGCGGCCTGCGGCGGGTGGACGTGATCTATCGCCGCGTGGACGACAATTTCTTGGACCCGCTCGCCTTCCGCCCCGACAGCGTGCTCGGCGTGGCCGGCATTATGAACGCCTACCGGCTGGGCAACGTGGCCCTCGTGAACGCCCCCGGCACCGGCGTCGCCGACGATAAGGCGATCTACCCGTTCGTGCCGGACATGATCAAGTTCTACCTGGGCCAGGACGCCATCCTGCCCAACGTGCCGACCTACATCTGTGCCCGCGATCAGGACCGCAAGTACGTCCTGGACAACCTGGACAAACTCGTGGTGAAGGCCACCAACGAGTCCGGCGGCTACGGCATGCTCATGGGCCACCAAGCAACCAAGGACGAACGCGCGAAGTTCGCTGAGAAGATCAAAGAGGACCCGCGAAACTACATCGCGCAGCCGATCATCCAGCTCAGCCAGCACCCGAGTTTGGTCGGTGACCATTTTGAAGGTCGACGGATCGACCTGCGCCCATATCTACTGTACGGCGAGAAGGTCATCGTCATGCCGGGCGGCCTGACGCGCGTTGCGCTGCGAAAGGGCAGCCTTGTCGTCAACAGCAGCCAAGGGGGTGGCAGCAAGGATACCTGGGTGCTGGACGATGGGTCGGAGGATGAGGAGTAA